In Chelonia mydas isolate rCheMyd1 chromosome 19, rCheMyd1.pri.v2, whole genome shotgun sequence, the following are encoded in one genomic region:
- the LOC122463348 gene encoding uncharacterized protein LOC122463348 has protein sequence MRPSKSPLPGNLIFPTAGYVLRSPTRRPASLGGQPPHNWSDLCDGWIKANATRLQTRPTFTENCTKEVKFSSNTDPWKPYWNATHAPKPIQLRSVPMGLLCYRQEATANHTWFAGNSTCQYYLSPSANTTIPLCNSSGQDTGERLQYYTPLEAAADKLGNSGKVANGQSFYVCGNSAYKWLPHHWNGSCYLGYFTPPLRVMAHLPSGRPRHQRSLYATPEPISVEDRFSMILLPAYGVGGLAKLYRQVSIFLTKFANDTLAIERSLHTEVYQLPLLSLQNRQARDYLLAAQGGVCALIGDECCTYVPEDSQDINKHILSAEQALNQWKAQEREPTILDSLWGWLPDLGEGIVRLLVTGAVLCIIILLLLACCKALIYKIRASHSTETPLYPLVEDSNSSALNHLLSLEYETTQLQAC, from the coding sequence ATGAGGCCCTCAAAATCGCCTTTGCCCGGGAATTTAATCTTTCCAACTGCTGGATATGTTCTCAGATCCCCTACCAGGCGGCCAGCTTCCCTTGGAGGGCAACCCCCCCACAACTGGTCAGACCTCTGTGACGGGTGGATAAAAGCAAACGCCACTCGGTTGCAAACGCGGCCCACCTTTACAGAAAACTGCACTAAAGAGGTCAAGTTTAGCAGCAACACTGATCCCTGGAAACCCTACTGGAATGCGACCCATGCCCCCAAACCCATCCAGCTACGCTCCGTCCCCATGGGCCTCCTTTGTTATCGCCAGGAAGCCACTGCTAACCATACCTGGTTTGCTGGTAATAGTACCTGTCAGTATTATTTGTCCCCGTCTGCGAATACCACTATTCCTCTATGTAATAGTTCTGGCCAAGATACAGGCGAAAGGCTTCAATATTACACCCCCTTAGAAGCTGCAGCCGACAAATTGGGCAACAGTGGCAAGGTAGCCAATGGACAGTCCTTTTATGTCTGTGGTAACTCAGCCTATAAATGGCTACCCCACCACTGGAACGGAAGCTGTTATTTGGGATACTTTACTCCTCCCCTTCGGGTCATGGCCCACCTCCCATCGGGCCGGCCCCGGCATCAGCGGTCCCTGTATGCCACCCCCGAACCCATTAGTGTGGAAGATAGATTCAGTATGATCCTTCTCCCAGCATATGGGGTGGGTGGATTGGCCAAGCTCTATCGCCAGGTCTCTATATTCCTCACCAAGTTCGCCAATGATACCTTGGCCATAGAGAGGAGCCTCCACACGGAAGTTTATCAACTCCCGTTGTTGTCCCTGCAAAACCGCCAGGCCCGAGATTACCTTCTGGCTGCACAGGGTGGGGTGTGTGCCCTGATTGGGGATGAATGCTGTACGTATGTCCCAGAAGATTCACAGGATATTAACAAGCACATCCTGTCAGCTGAACAGGCTCTTAACCAGTGGAAAGCCCAGGAAAGAGAACCCACTATTCTTGACTCACTCTGGGGATGGCTGCCCGACCTGGGGGAAGGCATTGTTCGTCTCCTCGTCACAGGTGCCGTGTTGTGTATTAtcattctcctcttgcttgccTGTTGTAAAGCGCTCATATACAAAATACGTGCCTCCCACTCCACAGAAACCCCATTATATCCTCTTGTTGAGGATTCCAACTCCTCAGCACTTAATCACTTATTGTCCTTGGAATATGAGACAACTCAGTTGCAAgcttgttga